Proteins co-encoded in one Pseudoliparis swirei isolate HS2019 ecotype Mariana Trench chromosome 7, NWPU_hadal_v1, whole genome shotgun sequence genomic window:
- the LOC130196044 gene encoding zona pellucida sperm-binding protein 3-like, with protein sequence MNTSCFGVLLLVGLCFRSYSAFPPKGYSRHASIQSPQFTRSSQHTLQAKDPSEEQEQVNTIRVTCHPDSLEIIIQADMFEVGAPVNGAELRLGVEHNDHCRATIFSGDEYRILVKLVDCGTKQKMTEDALVYTNLLVYSPVASPDGVVRMDEAVIPIECHYERKYSMSSSSLMPTWIPFMSKQAAEETLEFDLSIMTNDWLHRRGTNVFYLGEPIGIEASVRVGHHTGLRVFVSGCVATLSPDVSSEPRYVFVENGCLVDSELPGSRSSFLSRTQDDKLHLTIDAFKFHNEDREELYITCHLNAVPVNDAEAPNKACSFVNGRWRSADGNDYLCGSCQSHEKPSNPGKFGSRRFEKPQEPELFWSGQETNTVWEKAARVGPMIVLPAKQTSGPVPVAALPSGLNRISRPSLFGNRN encoded by the exons ATGAATACCTCGTGTTTTGGGGTTCTTCTCCTGGTTGGACTGTGTTTCCGGTCATATTCTGCTTTTCCTCCCAAAGGTTACTCTCGGCATGCTTCAATTCAAAGTCCTCAGTTCACAAGGAGCTCCCAACACACTCTGCAAGCAAAGGATCCATCTGAGGAACAAGAGCAGGTGAATACTATCCGAGTGACCTGCCATCCAGACTCATTGGAGATTATTATCCAAGCTGACATGTTTGAAGTTGGAGCTCCTGTCAATGGTGCTGAGTTACGCCTTGGAGTGGAGCACAATGACCACTGTAGAGCTACAATATTTTCAGGAGATGAGTACAGAATCCTTGTTAAACTCGTGGACTGCGGCACCAAACAAAAG ATGACTGAAGACGCACTGGTCTACACAAACCTGCTCGTATACTCTCCCGTGGCCTCTCCAGATGGGGTGGTTCGAATGGATGAGGCTGTAATTCCAATTGAATGTCATTACGAAAG GAAGTACAGTATGTCCAGTTCTTCCCTCATGCCCACCTGGATCCCCTTCATGTCTAAACAAGCTGCAGAGGAAACTTTGGAGTTTGACTTGAGCATTATGACAA aTGACTGGCTTCATCGAAGAGGCACTAATGTGTTTTACCTCGGCGAGCCCATCGGCATCGAAGCCTCAGTCCGAGTTGGACATCACACGGGGCTCCGAGTGTTTGTGAGCGGCTGTGTGGCGACACTTTCCCCAGATGTATCCTCTGAGCCGAGATACGTCTTTGTTGAAAATGG GTGCCTGGTTGATTCTGAGCTTCCAGGTTCTAGGTCTAGCTTCTTATCCAGGACACAGGATGACAAGCTCCACTTGACCATTGATGCCTTTAAATTTCATAATGAGGACAGGGAAGAA CTctacatcacatgtcacctgAATGCTGTACCAGTAAATGATGCAGAGGCACCAAATAAGGCATGCAGTTTTGTAAATGGAAG ATGGAGGTCAGCTGATGGGAATGACTATCTATGTGGCTCTTGTCAAAGTCACGAAAAGCCGAGCAACCCTGGCAAGTTTGGTTCTCGTCGGTTTGAGAAGCCACAAGAACCTGAACTGTTTTGGAGTGGACAGGAAACCAATACAG TGTGGGAAAAGGCGGCACGAGTGGGTCCGATGATTGTCTTGCCAGCCAAGCAGACCAGTGGGCCAGTACCTGTGGCGGCGCTTCCTTCTGGTCTGAATAGAATCAGCAGACCTTCACTGTTTGGCAATAGGAATTAA